The DNA region GAACTAATCCAAAACCCTATATTAAAGTTTCAAAATGCAGAAGTTAAAAACGCCTATTTAAGTAAAACTAAGCAGGTTGTCTCTTCTACTAGCGCTGGTGTATTAAAGTAATAAAAACTAAAATAAAATAAATATGAAACTCATCGTTCAGATTTTCATTAGTCTTGTTTTTCTTTCCATTGCAAAAGGTCATGCAGCTAGTGCGGCGTTGAATAACACTTGCATGCTTATTAAATCTATTGATAGCTGTGTTGAGAACCTTTTTTTTAAATCTAATTATTTAAAAAGTCTTCAATATATCGAAGGATGTGTGGAAGGTAGAGAAACAAGTAAAAAAAAGTTTGGTAATTGTATTGACAATATGGTCAGAAATTCGGGAATAAAAAGCTCTGTTTATTATGGTTATATTTTTAGATATCGTAAGAAAACAGATTTTTATGCTGATAAAAAAAATGGTTGTCATGGTATGAGAGAAATAAGTGTAAAAACTTACGCTGGAAATAGCTTACTTCACTAATATTGGCATTATCTAAAAAAACGACGTGCCGGGGCAATTTTTAGCCCCGGCTTTTTTTATGTATTCAGGTTTTTTTGGTTCGGTCGGTTCTTTTTTATGCGTTAAAAGTAGTTTAAACGCGGTTTTTCCGCTCAAAAAAAATATTTTAAAATATTTTCAGAAAAATAACAAAGGGCAAACTGGTTGCCCTTACTATTCTTAGTATTGGAAGGTTGTTCAGGCAAAAAATGAATGGCAGTTATTATGAGAATAGTTTTAACGCAGATCGAAAACACTTATGATTTGGAACTCATGGAACAGCAGTTTTACACTGAACTGGGTATCGCTATCCGTAGCCACAGGAGGTCAAAGAATTTGTCGCAGGATTACATGGCCAAAAAGCTGAATATTTCGCAGACTGCCTATAGTAAAATTGAAGCCGGGA from Pedobacter africanus includes:
- a CDS encoding helix-turn-helix domain-containing protein yields the protein MRIVLTQIENTYDLELMEQQFYTELGIAIRSHRRSKNLSQDYMAKKLNISQTAYSKIEAGKSGFSAFRLRHIFKLLGIDPRIIIAPILEG